The Leclercia sp. S52 genome has a segment encoding these proteins:
- the motA gene encoding flagellar motor stator protein MotA translates to MLIVLGYLVVLGTVFGGYMMTGGHLGALYQPAELIIIGGAGVGAFIVGNNGKAIKGTLKALPLLFRRSKYTKSMYMDLLALLYRLMAKSRQQGMFSLERDIENPKESEIFASYPRILADSMMLEFIVDYLRLIISGNMNTFEIEALMDEEIETHENEAEVPANSLAMVGDSLPAFGIVAAVMGVVHALASADRPAAELGALIAHAMVGTFLGILLAYGFISPLATVLRQKSAETTKMMQCVKITLLSNLNGYAPPIAVEFGRKTLYSSERPSFIELEEHVRAVKNPNQQTSTEDA, encoded by the coding sequence GTGCTTATCGTATTAGGTTACCTGGTAGTTCTCGGTACAGTTTTCGGCGGTTATATGATGACCGGCGGGCACCTTGGGGCACTCTATCAACCGGCCGAACTGATCATAATCGGTGGTGCAGGGGTAGGGGCGTTTATCGTTGGCAACAACGGCAAGGCGATCAAGGGAACGTTAAAAGCGTTGCCGTTACTGTTCCGCCGTTCGAAATACACCAAAAGTATGTATATGGACCTGCTGGCGCTGCTCTATCGCCTGATGGCCAAGTCACGTCAACAGGGGATGTTCTCCCTGGAACGCGACATTGAGAATCCGAAAGAGAGCGAAATCTTCGCCAGCTATCCGCGGATCCTTGCGGATTCGATGATGCTCGAATTTATCGTCGACTATCTGCGTCTGATCATCAGCGGCAACATGAACACCTTCGAAATCGAAGCGCTGATGGACGAAGAGATCGAAACCCACGAAAACGAAGCGGAAGTGCCGGCCAACAGCCTGGCAATGGTGGGCGACTCCTTGCCGGCATTCGGTATCGTTGCGGCGGTAATGGGGGTTGTACACGCTCTGGCCTCTGCGGATCGTCCGGCGGCCGAGCTGGGGGCGCTGATTGCCCACGCCATGGTGGGGACCTTCCTCGGGATCCTGCTGGCGTACGGTTTTATCTCTCCACTGGCGACCGTATTACGCCAGAAGAGTGCTGAAACCACCAAAATGATGCAGTGCGTCAAAATCACGCTGCTCTCCAACCTGAACGGTTATGCTCCGCCGATCGCGGTAGAGTTTGGCCGTAAAACCCTGTACTCCAGCGAGCGTCCGTCGTTCATCGAGCTCGAAGAGCACGTGCGCGCGGTGAAGAACCCAAACCAGCAGACGAGCACTGAGGACGCATGA
- a CDS encoding dicarboxylate/amino acid:cation symporter produces MASANRLTIFIVVFMLAGILSGAVIHEYASADAIAAWSDNITLLTDIFLRLIKMVIAPLVFSTLTVGSMRLGETATIGRVGGKAMVWFISSSVLSILVGLFIVTLLHPGSGLNLAIPAGTVETGLATSGMSLKGFLSHTIPTSIAGAMANNEILQIVVFSMFFGIGGASLGEKFNAPLVAALDVVSHIMLKVTGYVMYVAPLAIFAAISSVIATQGLGILLNYASFIGGYYLAIVLTCLVLVAVGYMVLKNEIFRLVGMLKDPVLVAFTTSSSEAAYPKTLEQLTRFGCSRNIVSFVLPIGYSFNLVGSMVYCSFASMFIAQAYNIQLTFSEITVLMLTLMLASKGIAGVPRSALVVLAATIPSFHIPVAGILLLMGIDHFLDMGRSAINVLGNGVATAMLAQNEGLLEDEVELASQEG; encoded by the coding sequence GTGGCAAGTGCAAACCGACTCACGATCTTCATCGTGGTCTTTATGCTGGCGGGCATTCTGTCCGGGGCAGTCATTCATGAGTATGCGTCTGCCGACGCAATCGCAGCCTGGTCAGACAATATCACTTTACTGACCGACATCTTTTTACGCCTGATTAAAATGGTCATTGCGCCGCTGGTGTTCAGCACCCTGACGGTGGGAAGTATGCGTCTGGGCGAGACCGCCACTATCGGCCGCGTAGGCGGTAAAGCGATGGTCTGGTTTATCAGCTCCTCGGTGCTTTCCATCCTGGTCGGGCTGTTTATTGTCACCCTGTTACATCCGGGCAGCGGCCTGAATCTGGCCATTCCGGCCGGGACGGTGGAGACCGGGCTGGCGACCAGCGGGATGTCGCTGAAAGGCTTTCTTTCCCACACCATCCCCACCAGCATTGCCGGGGCGATGGCCAATAACGAGATCCTGCAGATTGTGGTGTTCTCAATGTTCTTCGGCATTGGCGGCGCGTCGCTGGGGGAGAAATTTAATGCTCCGCTGGTCGCCGCGCTGGATGTGGTTTCCCACATTATGCTGAAAGTGACCGGCTACGTGATGTACGTTGCACCGCTGGCGATCTTCGCCGCCATCTCCTCGGTGATTGCCACCCAGGGGCTGGGGATTTTGCTTAACTACGCTTCGTTTATCGGCGGCTACTATCTGGCGATCGTCCTCACCTGTCTGGTGCTGGTGGCGGTGGGGTATATGGTGCTGAAAAATGAGATCTTCCGCCTGGTGGGCATGCTGAAAGATCCGGTGCTGGTGGCCTTTACCACCAGCAGCTCCGAAGCGGCCTATCCGAAAACCCTGGAGCAGCTGACCCGCTTTGGCTGCTCGCGCAATATCGTCTCCTTTGTGCTGCCGATTGGGTATTCGTTTAATCTGGTGGGGTCGATGGTCTACTGCTCGTTTGCCTCGATGTTTATCGCCCAGGCGTACAATATTCAGCTGACGTTTTCGGAAATCACGGTGCTGATGTTGACCCTGATGCTGGCCTCAAAAGGCATTGCCGGGGTACCGCGCTCGGCGCTGGTGGTGCTGGCCGCGACGATCCCGAGTTTCCATATTCCGGTGGCGGGGATTTTGCTGTTAATGGGAATCGATCACTTCCTGGATATGGGACGTTCAGCGATTAACGTGTTGGGCAACGGCGTGGCGACGGCGATGCTGGCGCAGAATGAGGGGCTGCTGGAGGATGAGGTTGAGCTGGCTAGCCAGGAAGGCTGA
- the uspC gene encoding universal stress protein UspC has protein sequence MSYSHILVSVSISPESHQLVAKAVAIARPTQARITLVTLSAEPEMYNQLAAPMLEDIRSVLQEETQQFLDDLITRAEYPIAQTLCATGELSERIFDICQKQKVDLVICGNHNHSFFSRAACSAKTIVSNSKVDVLLIPLNAV, from the coding sequence ATGAGTTACTCCCATATCCTTGTTTCTGTTTCTATTTCCCCCGAAAGCCATCAACTGGTGGCCAAAGCTGTCGCCATCGCCCGGCCGACCCAGGCGCGCATCACTCTGGTCACACTGTCCGCGGAACCTGAGATGTACAATCAGCTGGCCGCCCCGATGCTGGAAGATATTCGTAGCGTACTTCAGGAAGAAACCCAGCAATTTCTGGACGATCTTATTACGCGTGCAGAATATCCCATTGCACAAACACTCTGTGCGACAGGTGAATTAAGTGAGCGAATATTTGATATATGTCAAAAGCAGAAGGTAGACCTGGTCATTTGCGGAAATCATAACCACAGTTTTTTTTCACGGGCAGCCTGTTCCGCAAAAACAATAGTTAGCAACAGTAAAGTGGATGTGCTGTTAATTCCACTCAACGCAGTTTAA
- the cheW gene encoding chemotaxis protein CheW, with translation MTGMSNVTKLAGEPSGQEFLVFTLGDEEYGIDILKVQEIRGYDQVTRIANTPDFIKGVTNLRGVIVPIVDLRVKFSQGDVEYDDNTVVIVLNLGQRVVGIVVDGVSDVLSLTAEQIRPAPEFAVTLSTEYLTGLGALGDRMLILVNIEKLLNSDEMALLDVAASHVA, from the coding sequence ATGACCGGTATGAGTAATGTAACCAAGCTGGCCGGCGAGCCATCAGGGCAGGAATTCCTGGTTTTCACTTTAGGTGACGAAGAATACGGTATCGATATTCTGAAAGTGCAGGAAATCCGTGGCTATGATCAGGTGACCCGCATTGCCAACACGCCAGATTTCATCAAAGGGGTGACCAACCTGCGTGGCGTTATCGTGCCTATCGTTGACCTGCGCGTGAAGTTCAGCCAGGGCGACGTCGAGTATGATGACAACACCGTGGTGATCGTGCTCAATCTCGGCCAGCGCGTGGTCGGGATCGTGGTTGACGGGGTATCTGACGTACTGTCCCTGACCGCCGAGCAGATCCGCCCGGCACCGGAATTTGCCGTTACGCTGTCGACCGAATACCTGACCGGTCTGGGCGCGCTCGGTGACCGTATGCTGATTCTGGTGAATATCGAGAAGCTGCTGAACAGCGACGAGATGGCGTTGCTGGACGTGGCGGCGAGTCATGTAGCCTAA
- the flhC gene encoding flagellar transcriptional regulator FlhC: MSEKSIVQEARDIQLAMELITLGARLQMLESETQLSRGRLIKLYKELRGSPPPKGMLPFSTDWFMTWEQNIHASMFCNAWQYLLRTGLCSGVDAVIKAYKLYLEQCPQPEEGPLLALTRAWTLVRFVESGLLELSRCNCCSGNFITHAHQPAGSFACSLCQPPSRAVKRRKLSRDVADSNPQLLDEQIKQAV; the protein is encoded by the coding sequence ATGAGTGAGAAGAGCATTGTTCAGGAAGCGCGTGACATTCAACTGGCGATGGAACTGATTACGCTTGGTGCTCGTTTGCAGATGCTTGAAAGCGAGACACAGCTGAGCCGTGGTCGTCTTATCAAACTGTACAAAGAATTACGTGGTAGCCCGCCGCCAAAAGGCATGCTGCCATTCTCCACCGACTGGTTTATGACGTGGGAGCAGAATATTCATGCTTCCATGTTCTGTAATGCCTGGCAGTATCTGCTCAGGACCGGCTTATGCAGCGGCGTTGATGCGGTGATTAAAGCGTACAAACTTTACCTCGAGCAGTGTCCGCAGCCTGAAGAGGGCCCTTTGCTGGCACTGACCCGTGCATGGACGCTGGTGCGTTTTGTTGAAAGCGGATTGCTTGAGTTGTCTCGCTGCAACTGCTGCAGCGGTAACTTTATCACCCACGCACATCAGCCCGCTGGCAGCTTTGCCTGCAGTTTGTGCCAACCACCGTCTCGCGCGGTAAAAAGACGTAAACTTTCCCGGGATGTTGCCGATAGTAATCCACAACTGCTGGATGAACAGATCAAACAGGCTGTTTAA
- the cheA gene encoding chemotaxis protein CheA, which produces MSMDISDFYQTFFDEADELLADMEQHLLDLVPEAPDSEQLNAIFRAAHSIKGGAGTFGFTILQETTHLMENLLDEARRGEMQLNTDIINLFLETKDIMQEQLDAYKSSQEPDAASFEYICQALRQLALEAKGETAAVAVSPAKLSVVDAAPSAAPAADDRVRVVLSGLKESEVNLLEEELSNLATLSNVVKGKDTLAATLDGGISKDDVVAVLCFVIEPEQIDFEAVADAPAAEVAEVVEAAPAVPAVAPAAPVLKAVPGEAAAPNRGEREKPAARSSESTSIRVAVEKVDQLINLVGELVITQSMLAQRSNELDPVNHGDLITSMGQLQRNARDLQESVMSIRMMPMEYVFSRFPRLVRDLATKLNKQIELTLMGSSTELDKSLIERIIDPLTHLVRNSLDHGIELPENRVAAGKSPVGNLILSAEHQGGNICIEVTDDGAGLNRERILAKAMSQGMAVNENMTDEEVGMLIFAPGFSTAEQVTDVSGRGVGMDVVKRNIQEMGGHVEIKSKQGSGTTIRILLPLTLAILDGMSVKVADEVFILPLNAVMESLQPREEDLHPLAGGERVLEVRGEYLPLVELWKVFDVDGAKTEATQGIVVILQSAGRRYALLVDQLIGQHQVVVKNLESNYRKVPGISAATILGDGSVALIVDVSALQGLNREQRMAHTAA; this is translated from the coding sequence GTGAGCATGGATATTAGCGATTTTTACCAGACGTTTTTTGATGAAGCCGACGAACTGTTGGCGGATATGGAGCAACATCTGCTGGACCTGGTGCCTGAGGCACCGGATTCAGAGCAGCTCAACGCCATATTTCGTGCAGCCCACTCCATAAAAGGAGGCGCCGGTACGTTTGGCTTTACCATTCTGCAGGAGACCACCCATCTGATGGAGAACCTGCTGGATGAGGCCCGACGCGGTGAGATGCAGCTCAATACCGACATTATTAACCTGTTTTTGGAAACGAAAGATATTATGCAGGAACAGCTCGATGCCTATAAAAGCTCGCAAGAGCCGGATGCTGCCAGCTTTGAATATATCTGCCAGGCCCTGCGTCAGTTAGCGCTGGAAGCCAAAGGCGAGACGGCCGCCGTTGCCGTCAGCCCGGCGAAACTGAGCGTCGTTGACGCCGCGCCGAGCGCCGCGCCAGCCGCAGACGACCGCGTACGCGTGGTGCTCTCAGGCCTGAAAGAGAGCGAAGTGAATCTGCTGGAAGAAGAGCTGAGCAATCTGGCAACCCTGAGCAACGTGGTGAAGGGCAAGGACACCCTGGCCGCCACCCTCGATGGCGGCATCAGCAAAGATGACGTGGTCGCGGTGCTCTGTTTCGTGATCGAGCCTGAACAGATCGACTTTGAAGCGGTAGCGGATGCGCCTGCTGCCGAAGTGGCTGAGGTCGTTGAAGCCGCCCCGGCGGTTCCTGCCGTGGCGCCTGCTGCGCCAGTACTGAAAGCCGTTCCGGGCGAAGCTGCTGCGCCAAACCGCGGCGAACGCGAAAAACCAGCCGCCCGCTCCAGTGAATCGACCAGTATCCGCGTGGCCGTTGAGAAGGTGGATCAGCTGATCAACCTGGTCGGCGAACTGGTGATCACCCAGTCGATGCTGGCCCAGCGTTCTAACGAGCTGGATCCGGTGAACCACGGAGATCTGATCACCAGCATGGGCCAGCTGCAGCGCAACGCCCGCGACCTGCAGGAATCGGTGATGTCCATCCGTATGATGCCGATGGAGTACGTCTTCAGCCGCTTCCCGCGTCTGGTGCGTGACCTGGCCACTAAGCTGAATAAGCAGATCGAACTGACGCTGATGGGCAGCTCCACCGAGCTGGATAAGAGCCTGATTGAGCGCATTATCGACCCGTTAACGCACCTGGTGCGTAACAGCCTCGATCACGGTATTGAATTGCCAGAAAACCGCGTTGCCGCAGGGAAATCCCCGGTGGGCAACCTGATCCTTTCTGCGGAGCATCAGGGCGGGAACATCTGCATCGAAGTGACCGACGACGGCGCGGGCCTGAACCGTGAGCGTATCCTCGCGAAAGCGATGTCGCAGGGAATGGCGGTCAACGAAAACATGACCGACGAAGAAGTGGGCATGCTGATCTTCGCGCCGGGCTTCTCCACCGCCGAGCAGGTGACGGACGTTTCCGGCCGTGGCGTAGGTATGGACGTGGTGAAACGTAACATCCAGGAGATGGGTGGCCACGTTGAGATCAAGTCGAAGCAGGGCTCCGGTACCACCATCCGTATCCTGCTGCCGCTGACGCTGGCGATCCTCGACGGTATGTCGGTCAAAGTGGCGGACGAAGTGTTTATCCTGCCGCTGAACGCGGTGATGGAGTCACTCCAGCCGCGTGAAGAAGATTTACATCCGCTGGCGGGCGGTGAGCGCGTGCTGGAAGTGCGTGGTGAATACCTGCCGCTGGTGGAGCTGTGGAAAGTGTTCGACGTGGACGGCGCCAAAACCGAAGCCACGCAGGGGATCGTGGTGATCCTGCAAAGCGCGGGCCGCCGCTATGCCCTGCTGGTCGATCAGCTGATTGGTCAGCATCAGGTGGTGGTGAAGAACCTTGAGAGCAACTACCGCAAGGTACCAGGCATTTCAGCCGCCACCATCCTGGGTGATGGTAGCGTGGCGCTGATCGTCGATGTTTCGGCGCTTCAGGGATTAAATCGTGAACAACGTATGGCGCACACAGCCGCCTGA
- the motB gene encoding flagellar motor protein MotB: MKNQSHPIVIVKKRKHKGHGGGSHGSWKIAYADFMTAMMAFFLVMWLISISSPKELIQIAEYFRTPLATAVSTGPRISNSDSPIPGGGDDYTQKQGEVKREPNVDELKKRMEQARLKKLRGDLDQLIEADPKLRALRPHLKIDLVQEGLRIQIIDSQNRPMFKTGSAEVEPYMRDILRGIAPVLNGIPNRVSLSGHTDDFPYAGGEKGYSNWELSADRANASRRELVIGGLDDGKVLRVVGMAATMRMTDRGPEDAINRRISLLVLNKQAEQAILHENAESQNESLDDLKQPDPVSSAAVPTSPPANPR; encoded by the coding sequence ATGAAAAACCAGTCCCATCCCATCGTCATAGTCAAAAAGCGCAAGCACAAAGGGCATGGGGGAGGCTCCCATGGCTCCTGGAAGATCGCCTATGCGGACTTTATGACCGCGATGATGGCGTTCTTCCTGGTGATGTGGCTGATCTCTATCTCCAGCCCGAAAGAGCTGATTCAGATAGCAGAGTATTTCCGTACCCCGCTGGCAACGGCGGTGTCGACGGGTCCGCGTATCTCCAACAGCGATAGCCCGATCCCGGGCGGTGGAGATGACTACACCCAAAAGCAGGGTGAAGTGAAACGCGAGCCTAACGTCGACGAGCTGAAAAAACGCATGGAGCAGGCGCGCCTGAAGAAACTGCGTGGCGATCTGGATCAGCTGATCGAAGCGGATCCCAAGCTGCGTGCCCTGCGTCCGCACCTGAAGATCGATCTTGTTCAGGAGGGTCTGCGCATTCAGATTATCGATAGCCAGAACCGTCCAATGTTTAAAACCGGCAGCGCCGAAGTGGAACCCTATATGCGCGACATCCTGCGCGGGATTGCCCCGGTGTTGAACGGGATCCCTAACCGAGTCAGTCTTTCCGGTCACACCGATGACTTCCCTTACGCCGGCGGCGAAAAAGGGTACAGCAACTGGGAGCTCTCTGCGGATCGTGCTAACGCATCCCGTCGTGAGCTGGTGATCGGCGGGCTGGACGATGGCAAGGTGCTGCGGGTCGTCGGCATGGCCGCAACCATGCGCATGACCGACCGCGGGCCGGAAGATGCCATCAACCGTCGAATTAGTCTCTTAGTGCTCAACAAGCAGGCGGAGCAGGCCATCCTGCACGAAAACGCCGAAAGCCAGAATGAGTCACTGGATGATTTAAAACAGCCAGACCCTGTGTCTTCGGCTGCCGTTCCAACATCGCCACCAGCCAATCCGAGGTGA
- the flhD gene encoding flagellar transcriptional regulator FlhD: MNTSELLKHIYDINLSYLLLAQRLISQDKASAMFRLGIQEEMATTLGGLTLPQMVKLAETNQLVCQFRFDNHQTVTQLTQESRVDDLQQVHTGILLSTRLLNEISQPDDAARKKRA; the protein is encoded by the coding sequence ATGAACACATCCGAATTGCTAAAACACATTTATGACATCAACCTGTCATATTTATTGCTTGCACAACGTTTGATTAGCCAGGACAAAGCCTCTGCAATGTTCCGTCTGGGTATTCAGGAAGAGATGGCAACAACGCTTGGCGGTTTAACGCTGCCACAGATGGTTAAACTGGCTGAAACTAACCAGTTAGTGTGCCAGTTCCGTTTCGATAATCACCAGACTGTGACGCAGCTGACTCAGGAGTCCCGCGTGGACGATCTGCAGCAGGTTCACACCGGTATTTTGCTTTCTACTCGTTTGCTTAACGAAATCAGCCAGCCTGATGACGCAGCCCGTAAGAAAAGAGCGTAA